Proteins encoded within one genomic window of Fragaria vesca subsp. vesca linkage group LG1, FraVesHawaii_1.0, whole genome shotgun sequence:
- the LOC101309386 gene encoding glucan endo-1,3-beta-glucosidase 13-like gives MLKMVWLIFFQLMFLGLSGATQESAQVLTLFETSHEVFQGSNLPIAVSVRELSEVSTSVLMAETWLRTHVLGHYPSIPITTILVGDTILCSEHHNNLSLVLLALKNIHHSLTRWGLEKDIKVSAAFSSGCLGKSSERFVRPILEFLQDTNSTYSVNPPPKVSPFSDETIQLVSSHSETLKKLGFLGLRNINVIVTNPKEAKPRTRKLSSIDPFPTRPNPQPITSDPPLHSSVGFSVPANVAKNPQPPQAQLASPAPSQTASPPIPETASPPVEMWFPHAPEVSPVQATPSPSAYVMPPCRAPAPEFRPVHKLWCVAKPTVPAETLQEAVDYACGAGGADCEEIMPSGNCYYPESVVAHASYAFNSYWQKNKRNGGTCSFGGTAMLINSDPSYELCRFIIT, from the exons ATGTTGAAGATGGTGTGGCTTATCTTCTTCCAGCTTATGTTTCTGGGTCTTTCTG GTGCAACGCAAGAATCTGCTCAAGTCCTAACTCTCTTTGAGACATCCCATGAGGTGTTTCAAGGTTCAAATCTTCCCATAGCTGTTTCTGTGAGAGAGCTCAGTGAGGTATCAACCAGTGTGTTAATGGCTGAAACATGGCTCAGAACCCATGTTCTAGGTCACTACCCTTCCATCCCCATCACCACCATTCTTGTGGGTGACACCATTCTCTGCTCTGAACATCACAACAATCTGAGCTTGGTGTTACTAGCCCTCAAGAACATCCATCACTCTCTCACAAGGTGGGGTCTTGAGAAAGACATCAAAGTCTCAGCTGCTTTCTCTTCTGGTTGTTTGGGCAAGAGCTCCGAGAGGTTTGTGAGGCCTATACTAGAGTTTCTCCAGGACACCAACTCTACCTACTCTGTGAACCCACCTCCAAAGGTCTCACCTTTCTCTGATGAAACCATTCAGCTGGTGTCTTCTCACTCAGAAACCCTTAAAAAGCTTGGATTTTTGGGGCTCAGAAACATCAATGTGATAGTCACCAACCCAAAAGAGGCAAAACCAAGAACCAGAAAGCTCTCTTCCATTGACCCATTTCCAACTAGACCAAACCCACAACCCATAACCTCAGACCCCCCACTCCACTCCTCTGTTGGCTTCTCTGTTCCTGCCAATGTAGCCAAAAACCCTCAACCCCCACAAGCCCAGCTAGCCTCACCAGCACCATCCCAAACAGCCTCACCTCCAATTCCTGAAACAGCTTCACCACCAGTGGAAATGTGGTTTCCTCATGCCCCTGAAGTCTCTCCTGTTCAAGCCACTCCTTCCCCTTCTGCTTATGTAATGCCACCCTGTAGAGCCCCAGCACCTGAATTTAGGCCTGTGCATAAGCTGTGGTGTGTGGCCAAGCCTACCGTTCCGGCAGAGACATTGCAGGAGGCGGTGGACTATGCTTGTGGAGCTGGTGGTGCTGATTGCGAGGAGATTATGCCAAGTGGAAACTGCTACTACCCTGAGTCTGTTGTAGCTCATGCTTCTTATGCTTTCAACAGCTACTGGCAGAAGAACAAGAGGAATGGAGGCACTTGCAGCTTTGGTGGCACAGCTATGCTGATCAACAGTGACCCAA GTTATGAACTCTGCCGTTTTATTATCACCTAA
- the LOC101314031 gene encoding probable disease resistance protein At5g66900-like, producing the protein MELLLRLQSSVDVLDDAMPNVKECFLDLGAFPEDAEIKVTALIDMWDKGLEVVHEAIDYSKYVVRQHDLLRELAIYNSKRGPMQHRERLVIEICGNNFTKWWRQQKYPYMNARLVSISTDAELSVKLPNLQLPEAEVLVLNFQSKTSYALPEFVERMDKLKLLLVINYSSLCEELDNFHLLGSLSNLRSVRLDGINCSCITKSPVQLKTVYKLYLREGRSFGENPLGSSPVFPYLKEMVIGACRAILRNGPVKLSHVFPNLKELVIDACDMRKLPAEQLIHLTKLKITNCGLLTDLPEEIGNMVSLEVLRIEHCPLLAKFPNSIGNLKKLKFLKISGTILFHKFPDSIANLVNLEVLNMKELPEQIGELKSLRKLQMSGCRKLRKLPHSVSHLEGFEEVICSEWAAEYLWTPFVTHSQKP; encoded by the exons ATGGAATTGCTGCTTCGGCTCCAAAGCAGTGTAGATGTCTTGGATGATGCAATGCCTAATGTCAAAGAATGTTTCTTAGACCTAGGTGCTTTTCCTGAAGATGCTGAAATCAAAGTTACAGCTCTCATTGATATGTG GGATAAGGGTTTGGAAGTGGTACATGAGGCAATTGATTACAGCAAATACGTTGTTAGGCAGCATGATTTGCTAAGAGAACTGGCTATCTACAACTCTAAACGGGGTCCCATGCAGCATAGAGAAAGACTGGTTATAGAGATATGCGGAAACAATTTTACCAAATGGTGGAGACAACAAAAATATCCATACATGAATGCTCGCCTTGTATCAATCTCAACTG ATGCAGAGTTGTCAGTGAAATTGCCAAACTTGCAATTACCAGAGGCAGAGGTTCTAGTCTTGAATTTTCAATCAAAAACGTCCTATGCCTTACCCGAATTTGTGGAGCGAATGGACAAACTCAAGCTGCTGCTTGTCATAAATTATTCTAGCCTTTGTGAAGAATTGGATAATTTTCACCTACTGGGATCCTTATCAAATCTTAGGAGTGTCAGATTAGACGGCATAAATTGTTCTTGCATAACCAAGAGTCCAGTACAATTGAAGACTGTATACAAATTATATTTGAGAGAAGGTAGATCTTTCGGCGAAAATCCTTTGGGATCATCACCTGTATTTCCATATCTGAAGGAAATGGTCATTGGTGCCTGCAGGGCTATCTTGCGAAACGGTCCTGTCAAACTATCACATGTATTTCCAAATCTGAAGGAATTGGTCATTGATGCCTGCGATATGCGGAAATTGCCTGCAGAACAGCTGATTCATCTAACAAAACTCAAAATCACTAATTGTGGCTTGTTAACAGACTTGCCTGAAGAGATTGGAAATATGGTCAGTTTAGAAGTGTTGAGGATTGAGCACTGTCCACTGCTTGCAAAGTTTCCTAACTCAATTGGGAATCTTAAGAAACTAAAATTTCTTAAGATTTCTGGGACTATTCTGTTCCATAAGTTCCCTGATTCGATTGCAAATTTGGTCAATTTAGAA GTGCTAAACATGAAGGAGTTGCCGGAGCAGATTGGTGAATTGAAGAGCTTAAGAAAGCTGCAAATGAGTGGTTGCCGTAAATTGAGAAAACTGCCTCACTCAGTTTCACATCTTGAGGGGTTTGAGGAAGTGATATGCTCAGAGTGGGCTGCAGAATATCTATGGACACCCTTTGTTACCCACTCTCAAAAACCTTAG
- the LOC101314322 gene encoding uncharacterized protein LOC101314322: MESAAKKGNEEKEMSAKNYATYLIVSSLLVTSVLYAGFAMHRHVQSDYGPAILTRKGAFIVFVVAEAMTLILSIFSCFLAFLCWRNVKRNGALRKAQKLAMLYYSVTVLVLIGMHLVYISSNYVLHGNLYRNGEMVTEDGPVIYNVQYILSYRIVWWSQFVFLSLLYYCHLQMRFWLEL; the protein is encoded by the exons ATGGAGTCTGCTGCAAAAAAAGGCAATGAAGAGAAGGAGATGTCAGCCAAG AATTATGCTACCTATCTCATCGTGTCTTCGCTTCTAGTTACCTCAGTCTTGTATGCAGGTTTTGCCATGCACCGCCATGTACAGAGTGACTATGGTCCTGCAATACTAACCAGAAAGGGGGCTTTTATCGTGTTTGTTGTAGCAGAGGCAATGACCCTGATTTTGTCGATTTTTTCTTGCTTTCTTGCCTTTCTTTGCTGGAGGAACGTAAAGAGGAATGGAGCTTTGAGAAAGGCACAGAAGCTGGCTATGTTGTATTACTCAGTTACCGTGTTGGTCCTGATTGGAATGCATCTTGTCTACATCTCAAGCAACTATGTGTTACACG GTAACCTGTACCGGAATGGTGAAATGGTCACAGAAGATGGACCTGTTATATACAATGTGCAGTATATATTGTCTTATAGGATTGTATGGTGGTCACAGTTTGTATTCCTTTCGTTGCTTTACTACTGTCATCTTCAAATGAGGTTTTGGCTAGAACTCTAG
- the LOC101309088 gene encoding probable disease resistance protein At5g66900-like, which produces MLIVTAPGGCGKTTLATKFCQDQDVKDKFQKNIFFVTFSKKPNLELIMKGLYEQKGYPVPTFQNEATDPVKWLKKVEMEKEDDPLLLILDDVWSGSESLLGKFEFRMSNYKILVTSRSEFPRFGPSYHLQLLDDDNAMELFRQTASLGDKSSHIPKDLSKEWPEDHFAGNLKKCGEVE; this is translated from the exons ATGCTTATTGTGACTGCTCCTGGAGGATGTGGCAAGACCACTTTGGCAACAAAGTTTTGTCAAGATCAAGACGTCAAAG ATAAATTCCAGAAGAACATTTTCTTCGTCACTTTTTCTAAAAAGCCCAACTTGGAGCTTATTATGAAAGGGTTATATGAACAAAAGGGTTATCCAGTACCTACTTTCCAGAATGAAGCAACTGATCCAGTGAAATGGCTGAAAAAAGTTGAGATGGAAAAAGAGGATGATCCTTTATTGTTGATCTTGGATGATGTTTGGTCCGGATCAGAATCTCTTCTTGGGAAGTTTGAGTTCAGAATGTCAAATTACAAGATTTTAGTGACATCGAGGTCTGAATTTCCGAGATTTGGTCCTTCATATCATCTACAACTATTGGATGATGACAATGCTATGGAACTTTTTCGTCAGACAGCATCCTTGGGAGACAAGAGCTCTCATATTCCAAAAGATCTTTCAAAAGAG TGGCCGGAAGATCACTTTGCGGGCAACCTGAAGAAATGTGGCGAAGTAGAGTAG